A single window of Bombus pascuorum chromosome 1, iyBomPasc1.1, whole genome shotgun sequence DNA harbors:
- the LOC132911384 gene encoding UDP-glycosyltransferase UGT5-like: MKHHLSSLLFVLCVLYIAKQSECYKILAIVPTPSYSHQIPFRPLWLELHKRGHEVVLATANPIPNIRSPNFTQIDLSQIYGVVQSLDYVQMRFEGTRWLQAVQEKMLPLVGVAAEMVLNSTELRKLYAPESNATFDVYLTEFLYVPAIYALAHRFNVPMIGLSSFGLFAINEHALGGLVFPSHEYTWEMEENTGTNLPFFKRLSNFVNMWHNLYYYYNEILPHQQKVAEKYLGPLPSMLDVLKNVSLLFINQADVMTPARPKLANVITFTSAHIEKELTALPKDLQTFLDDATNGFIYFSLGNNARSASLPLETRRLFWDVFAKLPYRVIWKFEEDFPPKPDNVYIGKWLPQQTILAHPNIKLFIYQGGRQSSEETIHYGVPVLGFAIFGDQYYQVARMEALGIGKFLEITTLKKNELENAIIELITNKKYKERIHYIRNVVQDTPYDPVENLAWWTEYVIRTKGAPHLRSSLAFQPWYQRCDIDIIAFLTITIFLIASTTFHLIAKIVVYIHKQIKSTEKRKIS; encoded by the exons ATGAAGCATCACCTGTCTAGTCTGTTATTCGTTCTGTGCGTCTTGTACATCGCGAAGCAGTCGGAATGTTACAAGATTCTAGCCATCGTCCCGACACCATCTTACAGTCATCAAATACCATTCCGTCCATTATGGCTGGAACTACACAAACGGGGTCACGAAGTTGTGCTGGCCACAGCGAATCCTATACCAAATATCAGATCACCGAATTTTACGCAAATCGATCTTAGCCAAATTTACGGAGTCGTACAGAGTTTAGATTATGTTCAAATGCGATTTGAGGGAACACGCTGGCTGCAAGCCGTGCAAGAAAAAATGTTGCCTCTAGTCGGAGTTGCTGCGGAAATGGTGCTTAATTCTACAGAACTTCGGAAGCTGTACGCTCCAGAGAGCAACGCAACCTTCGATGTCTATTTGACGGAATTCCTCTACGTGCCCGCCATTTACGCATTGGCACATCGATTCAATGTTCCCATGATAG GGTTAAGTTCATTTGGGTTATTTGCAATCAACGAACACGCACTTGGTGGATTGGTTTTCCCTTCTCACGAGTACACGTGGGAAATGGAAGAGAACACGGGCACGAATCTACCATTCTTCAAGAGACTGAGCAATTTCGTGAACATGTGGCATAATTTGTACTACTACTACAACGAGATCCTCCCTCACCAACAGAAAGTTGCCGAGAAATATCTTGGGCCTCTACCATCTATGCTAGACGTATTAAAGAACGTTAGCTTGCTTTTCATCAATCAAGCCGACGTTATGACACCGGCTCGCCCGAAACTCGCGAACGTAATTACGTTTACATCCGCCCACATAGAAAAGGAGCTGACAGCTCTGCCTAAG GACTTACAAACATTTCTGGATGACGCCACAAATGGATTTATCTACTTTAGTCTTGGTAATAATGCAAGAAGTGCAAGTTTGCCACTGGAGACCCGACGCCTGTTCTGGGACGTGTTCGCCAAGTTGCCTTATAGAGTTATCTGGAAATTCGAGGAGGATTTCCCCCCGAAACCTGATAATGTTTACATCGGAAAATGGCTACCACAACAAACCATTCTGG CTCATCCCAACattaaattgttcatttaTCAAGGAGGTCGGCAGAGCAGCGAAGAGACCATCCACTACGGGGTACCAGTTCTTGGTTTTGCGATTTTCGGCGATCAATATTATCAAGTAGCCAGAATGGAAGCTCTGGgtattggaaaatttttggaaattacAACCCTTAAGAAGAATGAACTTGAAAATGCTATTATAGAGCTTATAACTAACAAAAA GTACAAAGAAAGGATACATTATATCCGAAATGTCGTACAGGATACACCGTACGATCCGGTAGAGAATCTCGCTTGGTGGACGGAGTACGTGATACGAACGAAAGGCGCCCCTCATCTTCGCAGTAGTCTAGCTTTTCAGCCTTGGTATCAACGTTGCGATATAGACATTATAGCGTTCTTAACGATCACAATTTTCTTGATCGCTTCTACTACCTTTCATTTAATTGCCAAGATTGTCGTCTACATTCATAAGCAAATCAAATCAACTGAAAAGCGAAAGATAAGCTAA
- the LOC132911365 gene encoding UDP-glucosyltransferase 2-like encodes MKHHLCSLLFVLCVSYIAKQSECYKILAINPSPSYSHQIPYRRLWLELHKRGHEIVLVTSDSTPYIKSPNFTQIDISQSYGIIKTVDLVRIRFEGKSWLHFVEEKMLPIVDVFAETVLNSTEVRQLYAPESNATFDVYLTELLFAPATYALAHRFNVPIIGLSSLGLIAINEHALGGLVLPSHEYTWEMQDNTGTNLPFLKRLRNFVNMLHNLYYYYYKLFPQQQKVAEKYLGPLPPILDVLKNVSMLFVNQADVMTPARPKLANVITFSSTHIEKKPKPLPKDLQAFLDDATNGFIYFSLGSNARSASIPLEIRRMFCDVFAKLPYRVVWKFEEDLPGKPDNVYIGKWLPQQTILAHPNIKLFISQGGLQSSEETIHYEVPVLGLPVWADQYYQVARMEAVGIGKCLEITTLKKDELENAITELITNKKYKERIHYIRNAVEDTPYDQVENLAWWTEYVIRTKGAPHLRSSLAFQPWYQRCDIDIIAFLTITIFLIASTTFYLIAKIIVYVYKTSKSTEKQKIS; translated from the exons ATGAAGCACCACCTTTGTAGTCTGTTGTTCGTTCTGTGCGTCTCGTACATCGCGAAGCAGTCCGAATGTTACAAGATTCTAGCCATAAATCCCTCACCCTCCTACAGTCATCAAATACCCTACCGACGATTATGGCTGGAACTACACAAACGGGGTCACGAAATTGTGCTAGTCACGTCGGATTCTACACCATATATCAAATCACCGAATTTTACGCAAATCGATATTAGCCAATCTTACGGAATCATAAAGACTGTGGATTTAGTTCGAATACGATTTGAAGGAAAAAGCTGGTTGCATttcgtggaagaaaaaatgttgcCTATAGTCGATGTTTTTGCGGAGACGGTGCTCAATTCCACAGAAGTACGGCAGCTGTATGCTCCAGAGAGCAATGCAACGTTCGATGTCTACTTGACGGAATTGCTCTTCGCGCCCGCCACTTACGCATTGGCACATCGATTTAATGTTCCTATAATAG GGTTAAGTTCATTAGGGTTGATTGCCATTAACGAACACGCTCTTGGTGGATTGGTTCTGCCTTCTCACGAGTACACGTGGGAAATGCAAGACAACACGGGCACGAATCTACCGTTCTTGAAGAGACTGCGCAATTTCGTCAACATGTTGCACAACTtatactactactactataaGCTCTTTCCTCAACAACAGAAAGTGGCCGAGAAATATTTGGGGCCTCTACCACCAATACTAGACGTTTTAAAAAACGTTAGCATGCTTTTCGTCAATCAGGCCGACGTTATGACACCGGCTCGACCGAAACTTGCGAACGTAATCACGTTTTCATCCACCCACATAGAAAAAAAGCCGAAACCTCTGCCTAAG GACTTACAAGCATTTCTGGATGACGCCACAAATGGATTCATCTACTTTAGTCTTGGTAGTAACGCAAGAAGTGCAAGTATACCACTGGAGATCCGACGCATGTTCTGCGACGTGTTTGCCAAGTTACCTTATAGAGTTGTCTGGAAATTCGAGGAGGATTTGCCCGGGAAACCTGATAATGTTTACATAGGGAAATGGCTACCACAACAAACCATTCTCG CTCATCCGAACATTAAGCTGTTCATTTCTCAAGGAGGCCTGCAGAGCAGCGAGGAGACCATCCACTACGAAGTACCAGTTCTTGGTTTACCAGTTTGGGCCGATCAATATTATCAGGTAGCCAGAATGGAAGCTGTGGGTATTGGAAAATGTTTGGAAATTACAACCCTTAAGAAGGATGAACTTGAAAATGCTATTACAGAGCTTATAACTAACAAAAA GTACAAAGAAAGGATACATTACATCCGAAATGCCGTTGAAGATACACCGTACGATCAGGTGGAGAATCTCGCTTGGTGGACGGAGTACGTGATACGAACGAAAGGCGCCCCTCATCTTCGCAGTAGTCTAGCTTTTCAGCCTTGGTATCAACGTTGCGATATCGACATTATAGCGTTCTTAACGATCACAATTTTCTTGATCGCTTCTACTaccttttatttaattgccAAGATTATCGTCTACGTTTATAAGACAAGCAAATCAACTGAAAAGCAAAAGATAAGCTAA